The Zeugodacus cucurbitae isolate PBARC_wt_2022May unplaced genomic scaffold, idZeuCucr1.2 ctg00000232.1, whole genome shotgun sequence nucleotide sequence ATCTGTTTCTTCTAATTGTATACAATTGGATTTTTTTGTAGATCTGGTATTGTGCGCGCGTGTATTATGACCACTATTGGGCGCATGGTCTGTAGATTCTGTAGCATCTGTTTCTATGTCGTCCTCATCATAATCTCCATCGTCAGCTTCCATGTCTTCGGTCTCTTCTGCTTCCATTTCTTCCTGCTTACATATTaaagattaattaattaaattatctacATCaacatgaattaaaaaattacctCCTCTTGTTCATCATTCGCCTCATCTTCGTCGGTCTGATTAGCAGCTCCTACTTGATGTGAGTCCCTATCATCGTCTGCTAATCTGCCACTTAATCTGAGGCGATTTTGTATTTCCAATATGGCATATGTTGGTTTTCCTTCATAACGACGCACTATTGGTTGTTGCACTTCACTAAGTTCCTCCTCTCGATCAAATTCTTTCTCGGCACGTTCCCGTGCAATCTGATCAGGATCTTGAGACAGAATTTCTGCCCATGAAAACTTCTTTTTTTTCAGTGATTTCTTGTCCGATTTGGATCTCAAATTTTTTGGCGACACTCTATTTGAGAGAGTGCGCTCGTGGAATGGTGTGCCCACTGAAAAGTTGTTCTTAATACTCCATGTTGCATTGCCGTTGATTTTATTCATTTCGAATATATCGTTTTTATTCTCAATTTCCTCCTTAACACGTACGCAAGTGCGCATAATTTCCTTGCTGTCCAAGCGCAATTCTGCAAGTGAATATCCGAGCTGTTGAAATTCGCGTTCGAATAAGCGGCGGTATCGTCCATAATCTGGTCGGTCGTGGTAGGCCAATTGGCTAACTTCATGTAGAAATTCACCCAAATATTTAGGAACCTGTTTGCCATAGATTTGTTTCAACATTTCACGGACATCAGTCATTAGGTATTCCTTGGCACGATGAACCTTTTCCTGTTGATGCTGAATTGCTGCATCCTTCCATGGCAAATAACCCTGAGACCAGAACATCAAGTTGTAACCTAAACATTCTAGATCACTACGTCGGGAATGTGCACCCATATGAGCGTCTCGTGATGTAAATTCTAAAGTACCATCATGTGCTCGGCGTTGATCCATTACGAATGGACGATGTACACCATTATCCCTAAATTTGGAAGCCAATCCGAAATCAATAAGAAAGATACGTTCCTCCTCAACGGCTACAAGCGACTCTGCAACAGCTGTGGATGGTGAATTATTGCTGCTAGTTTTTTGTAAATGCTTTTTAGCGTTCAagctattaaataatttctcttGACGGCGTGTTAATCGTGTTGTGGGTAAGCAGGAATTTGAGGCATGGCTCGATTTCTTTATTGTAGCAGAACGACGAACAGATTTTGGTAAAAATTCTTCGGAATCATCATCGGTTGTCACATATTTAGATTCGAATGGTTCATCTTTTATGGAAGTAGTATCTTCATTAAAGAATTCTGAGTAACTAACACGTTTTGTAGGTCGTAAATAATGAGACTTCACCATCTCTTCGTATATGGAATTCCTCTTTTGACGGCGACATGAGCGTACCTAAAATGATTTCCaagttattttaacaaaaaaaaatattttctttgttcaTTTAAATACCGGATTGGAACCGCAGAATTCCACATTATTTTTCGGACGACGTTTGCGATTTATTGGTGTTTCGTAAATATCTACACTGTTACTGTTATTACTATTTGTAGTTGCGCCATCATCAAAATCCTCATCATCATATTCGTCTACAAATCGATTCCGTTTAACGACAAAATCTTCGTCCTCTTCTTCCTCATCGTTGGCTTCCTGCTCGGAACTATTTCCACTATCCGTGGTCTGTTGCTTTTCTTCGTAATGTTCATCATAATTTgaagattttatatttgaagAACGAGATGATTTGCTTTTGCCAGCACCGGTTACGGGAGCAGTTgcagtttgttttttataatacttGCATTTGGATAGCATAAGATTTTGTGCTTTAACATCATTATGGCAGTAGCCCTTATCGTGTAATTTTTCCAATACATCTACGATCTGTATGGCTAGAGTCAACACGCATTTCTGATGGACTCGGCAATTTTTGATCAACGAATGCAAATCGCGATCAAAACGCTGCAACACCAAGAAACGGTAACGTGCATCTGCAAAGTAATGAGAGCCCGAAGCAATATATTTAGGTATACCGGTGGGTAAGTGTTGCGGTAGTGATGCCGTAATATCCTGTCtaatatttttatcagtttcGGTTTTTATATGTTTATCTGTTAAAAGAACGGAttgatgtaataaaaatatttctgaaaataataaatttccttACCTTCGTCTTTGGCAGTGTTTATCAAACAATGAATTTCCACAAACAAGGGTCCATTTGAATGCGGTTCAATTTTTACAACGAACTTTGCATTTTCATTAGTAACCGGAATGGAAGTGTTATCTGAAGCTAGAAAAATTTCTCCAAAATTTCCTTTGCCTATAAGATAAAACGAATTTGTTAATatctatttaaaaagtaaattcagatatgaatgtatgtaaaattgtttgcgactacgttttttataaatttcctttcataCTAGTTTTAGAATGTTAATTGTTCATagcaatatatgtatagatatgtaaatgcacacatacatacatacacccatATTAAACAAAGTTGAAACAATACAAAAttgagaattcaaaattggtaCCAATTTACCTTTGGGTCTGACATCAGTTC carries:
- the LOC105209282 gene encoding uncharacterized protein LOC105209282; amino-acid sequence: MGKRMAVVEAKHSLQATRTIRKRKRNSSGVAIDSEMITTTPKATKGSHNYWHENDDEDSSSNDATHVTPVMRNPSTKHANNSSILLSANTSLNESPKPVYTLLPTIVNGTIMYDLMQKPWRLGKPIGKGNFGEIFLASDNTSIPVTNENAKFVVKIEPHSNGPLFVEIHCLINTAKDEDKHIKTETDKNIRQDITASLPQHLPTGIPKYIASGSHYFADARYRFLVLQRFDRDLHSLIKNCRVHQKCVLTLAIQIVDVLEKLHDKGYCHNDVKAQNLMLSKCKYYKKQTATAPVTGAGKSKSSRSSNIKSSNYDEHYEEKQQTTDSGNSSEQEANDEEEEDEDFVVKRNRFVDEYDDEDFDDGATTNSNNSNSVDIYETPINRKRRPKNNVEFCGSNPVRSCRRQKRNSIYEEMVKSHYLRPTKRVSYSEFFNEDTTSIKDEPFESKYVTTDDDSEEFLPKSVRRSATIKKSSHASNSCLPTTRLTRRQEKLFNSLNAKKHLQKTSSNNSPSTAVAESLVAVEEERIFLIDFGLASKFRDNGVHRPFVMDQRRAHDGTLEFTSRDAHMGAHSRRSDLECLGYNLMFWSQGYLPWKDAAIQHQQEKVHRAKEYLMTDVREMLKQIYGKQVPKYLGEFLHEVSQLAYHDRPDYGRYRRLFEREFQQLGYSLAELRLDSKEIMRTCVRVKEEIENKNDIFEMNKINGNATWSIKNNFSVGTPFHERTLSNRVSPKNLRSKSDKKSLKKKKFSWAEILSQDPDQIARERAEKEFDREEELSEVQQPIVRRYEGKPTYAILEIQNRLRLSGRLADDDRDSHQVGAANQTDEDEANDEQEEEEMEAEETEDMEADDGDYDEDDIETDATESTDHAPNSGHNTRAHNTRSTKKSNCIQLEET